A window of Agarivorans sp. Alg241-V36 genomic DNA:
TCTTCATTTCTTTAAGCGTTTTACATCGGTACAGTAAAAACTCCTGCTTCAGTATTCCGTTTATCCTTTCCGCCAACGCATTTTGGTAGCAATCATAACCGTCTGTCATCGAGGGTCGAATTTGGTTTATCAACAGY
This region includes:
- a CDS encoding integrase core domain-containing protein, which translates into the protein LLINQIRPSMTDGYDCYQNALAERINGILKQEFLLYRCKTLKEMKILVKESIAIYNAMRPHLSLNMKTPNQVHNRKGQLLELA